The Pseudomonas saponiphila DNA window ATGACCATTACTGCGCAGCAGCTGCTGCAGATCCTCCCCAACGCCGGCGCTAAAGCCGGCGTTTTTGCTCCTGCTCTCAACGCGGCCATGAGCAAGTACGCGATCATCACCCGGCTGCGGATGGCAGCGTTCATCGCGCAGATCGGCCACGAGTCCGGCCAGTTGCAGTGGGTGCGCGAGCTGGGCAGCGATCAGTACTTGAGCAAGTACGACACCGGCACCCTGGCCAAGCGTCTTGGCAATACCCCAGAAGCGGATGGCGACGGCCAGAAGTACCGGGGGCGGGGGCTGATTCAGATCACCGGCCGGGCCAACTATGAAGCCTGCAGCGAGGCGCTGTTCTGCGATTCGCGATTGCTCAATACCCCGGAGCTGCTGGAGAGCCCGGTTTATGCGGCGCTGTCGGCGGGCTGGTTCTGGCAACGTGCGAGCCTGAATACCTTGGCCGACAAGGGCGACTTTCTCACCATCACGAAACGTATCAATGGCGGCACCAATGGCCTGGCGGACCGTGAGGCGCTGTATG harbors:
- a CDS encoding glycoside hydrolase family 19 protein, encoding MTITAQQLLQILPNAGAKAGVFAPALNAAMSKYAIITRLRMAAFIAQIGHESGQLQWVRELGSDQYLSKYDTGTLAKRLGNTPEADGDGQKYRGRGLIQITGRANYEACSEALFCDSRLLNTPELLESPVYAALSAGWFWQRASLNTLADKGDFLTITKRINGGTNGLADREALYERALEVLV